The following are encoded together in the Pseudomonas sp. Leaf58 genome:
- a CDS encoding A24 family peptidase — MSSLLDAACMLLAGALAGGVLNVVACILPRRIKESALTEAMVVLHLSANQDDVNREPCVSIWRAFRGNPFTIAICASIAFGICLSQGLSLWSVACIIFGWVAVLVSKIDHKHGLIPDEITLPLIWVGLMLGYFEVITDIESALWGAIAGYLSLWILYKAHLKITGVEGMGHGDFKLLALMGSWGGWQILPLTIFYASLLLFAAMLLYLSTISPKDFDARGGVALGPYLAIGGWVSLLQGGGI; from the coding sequence ATGTCGTCGTTACTGGATGCCGCATGCATGCTTTTGGCAGGGGCATTGGCAGGTGGTGTTTTGAATGTAGTGGCTTGTATCCTTCCTCGGCGTATCAAGGAAAGTGCGCTCACTGAAGCCATGGTGGTGCTGCACCTATCGGCGAACCAAGATGATGTGAACCGCGAACCTTGTGTTTCCATCTGGCGAGCGTTTCGGGGAAACCCCTTTACGATTGCGATCTGCGCCAGTATAGCTTTTGGCATATGTCTGTCGCAGGGACTTAGTCTCTGGAGCGTGGCCTGCATTATATTTGGTTGGGTGGCAGTGCTGGTTTCTAAAATTGACCACAAGCATGGCTTAATTCCCGATGAAATTACACTCCCGCTGATTTGGGTCGGCCTGATGCTTGGTTATTTTGAGGTGATCACTGATATAGAATCCGCCCTATGGGGTGCGATAGCGGGTTACCTTTCATTATGGATTCTCTATAAGGCGCATCTCAAAATCACGGGAGTGGAAGGGATGGGTCATGGCGATTTCAAACTTTTGGCGTTGATGGGTAGTTGGGGTGGGTGGCAGATTTTACCACTGACTATTTTTTATGCAAGCCTACTTCTCTTTGCAGCAATGCTCCTGTATTTGAGCACCATTAGTCCAAAAGACTTCGATGCACGCGGAGGAGTCGCATTGGGGCCTTACTTGGCAATTGGAGGGTGGGTTTCTCTTCTTCAAGGTGGTGGAATCTAA
- a CDS encoding prepilin-type N-terminal cleavage/methylation domain-containing protein, whose product MKKIKGVTLLELMLVAGIIAIGTLMSLWNKQADLEQQQSLRSG is encoded by the coding sequence ATGAAGAAGATAAAAGGAGTTACACTCCTTGAATTGATGCTTGTTGCAGGAATCATTGCCATTGGCACACTGATGTCGCTTTGGAATAAACAGGCTGACCTCGAACAGCAGCAAAGTCTCAGGTCGGGTTGA